DNA sequence from the Thermococcus gammatolerans EJ3 genome:
GCCACGCCCTTCGTCGGCGCCCCGAGCCGAGCCATCCACCAGGCGGCTTAGTTGCCACCGGGCGGGGCGTTTTCTGGACCAGCTCGCCTATGCACGGCCCTCATCGTGACCCCTGTTCGGAGTCTCAGGCCCTTCCACCCCGAGCTGGGCTCGGGATGTGCACCTCTTCGTGGTGGACCGGCCGGGATTCGAACCCGGGGCCTCCGGCTTGCAAAGCCGGCGCTCTCCCAGGCTGAGCTACCGGCCCACTGAAGGCAGGCCCGACATCCCTTAAACCCCCCGGACGGGTTTCCGGCGATAGGAGGTGATCGAGCCGTAGGTTCCCCTACGGCTACCTTGTTACGACTTCTCCCCCCTCACGGAGCCCAGGCTCGACCCGGCCTCCCCGAAGGGAGACCAGGCCTCACCCGGACCCCGCTCGGGTGGAGTGACGGGCGGTGTGTGCAAGGAGCAGGGACGTATTCGCCGCGCGATGATGACACGCGGGTACTAGGGATTCCAGCTTCACGCGGGCGAGTTGCAGCCCGCGATCCGAACTGAGGGCGGGTTTAGGGGATTCCCTTCCCCTTTCGGGGTCGGATCCCATTGTCCCGCCCATTGTAGCGCGCGTGTAGCCCGGGGGTTTCGGGGCATACTGACCTACCGTCGCCCGCTCCTTCCTCCGGCTTATCGCCGGCGGTCCCCCCAGAGTGCCTCCTCCCCAGCGGGGAGGACTGGCAACTGGGGGCGCGGGTCTCGCTCGTTACCACACTTAAGTGGACGCCTCACGGTACGAGCTGACGGCGGCCATGCACCTCCTCTCGGCGCGTCCGGCAAGACCTTCAGCCTGGCCTTCATCCTGCCGTCGCCCCCGGTGAGGTTCCCGGCGTTGAATCCAATTAAACCGCACGCTCCACCCCTTGTAGTGCTCCCCCGCCAATTCCTTTAAGTTTCAGCCTTGCGGCCGTACTCCCCAGGCGGCGGGCTTAACGGCTTCCCTTCGGCACCGGGCGAGCTCGAAGCTCGCCCGACACCTAGCCCGCATCCTTTACAGCCAGGACTACCCGGGTATCTAATCCGGTTCGCTCCCCTGGCCTTCGTCCCTCACCGTCGGACCCGTTCCAGCCGGGCGCCTTCGCCACTGGCGGTCCCCCTGGGATTACAGGATTTCACCCCTACCCCAGGGGTACCCCCGGCCTCTCCCGGTCCCAAGGCCCGCAGTATCCCCAGCAAGCCCCACGGTTGAGCCGTGGGATTTCGCCAGGGACTTACGGGCCCGGCTACGGACGCTTTAGGCCCAATAATAGCGGCCACCACTTGGGCCGCCGGTATTACCGCGGCGGCTGCCACCGGCCTTGCCCAGCCCTTATTCCCGGAGCTTTTTACACTCCGGAAAAGCCGTGGCTGTGCCACGGCACTGGGGGTCCCCCCGTCGCGGTTGCCCGCATTGCGGAGGTTTCGCGCCTGCTGCGCCCCGTAGGGCCTGGACCCGTGTCTCAGTGTCCATCTCCGGGCTCCCACTCTCATGGCCCGTACCGATCTTCGGCTTGGTGGGCCGTTACCCCACCAACTACCTAATCGGCCGCCGGCCCATCCTCGGGCGGGCAGATGCCCCTTTCGGCCTGAGGACCTTCCAGTACCTCAGGCCTATGGGGGATTAGCCCCAGTTTCCCGGGGTTATCCCCCTCCCGAGGGTAGGTTACCGACGTGTTACTGAGCCGTCCGCCGGTGCGCGCAGAGCGCGCCCCATGACTCGCATGGCTTAGTCGGACCCCCATAGCAGTGGCCTCCGGCAGGATCAACCGGAATTGAGCAAGGAGTACGGCCGGTGGGACTTCCCTCTGCGGGGAAGTACCAAAATTCCCGTCCGGGGTTTGGTCGGGATGTCGGGCCTGCCTTACCCCCGAGGGGTCCGCCTTTCGGCGTTTCCTCGGGAGCGCACCTTTTTGTGACCCGGGCTGGAGGGCGGGGTTCATCTTTGGGTGCTTTGCACCCGTTCCCCCCGACGCCGCCGTCTTGGCGCCCGGGTGTTTCGCCCCCTCTTCGGGGGCTCCACCCAATAGGGTGGAACTCCACCGATACAAAATTTTTGCAAAAGCCTCGAGCGCGGATATTTTTGAAAAAGAATCCGTCAAAAAGGAGAACAAAAATGGACAAATTTGAACATAAAAATGTCAAAATTTTTGCAACCTGCCTCAGAGACGAAGTATCTCGGGAACAATGCTTATCTTCGAAACGGGAGTAGGTATTGTATTAGTAACCGCGAGCTCATCGACTGCTTTACTCACCCTTTCGACAGCCCCCTCAGCAAAGACCCCATGGGTAACACCGACGAAGATCTTCTCCGCGCCAAGCTTCCTGAGTATGCGGGCAGCCTTTACCATGGTTCCCCCGGTACTTATTATGTCATCGACTATGAGTACGTTCTTGCCCCTGACGTCTATATCTACTGGTCTAATCTCAACCTCGGTTGGGGAGATGCGCCTTTTCTCAAAGTGGCTGTACTCGAGGCCAAGCTCCATTGCAACGGCCCGAGCCCTCCCAAGAGCACCCCTGTCCGGAGCCAAAACTATTCCTTCACCGAGCTTCTCGCGGAAGTAGTCAGCTATGATCCGTGCGGGGGAGACGTTTATCCCCTTGCCCGGAAAGTACTTTATCGTTTCCGGATTATGGAGATCAAAGATGTAAAGTTCATCGTAGTAGAGGCCGAGGGCCCTCATCACTGCCCTAACGCTTATAGGCTCGCCTTCCTTCGTAACTCGATCCTGCCTGCTGTAAGCAAAGTACGGAACCACCGCGCGGAGCTTTTCAAAGCCTTTCTCCCTGAGCGCATCCCCAATGAGGAGTAGCTCAAGGATTTTCTCATCTTGGGGAGCGAATGTCGAGCTGATGACGGTAGCCTCTCTCCCGAAACCGAGGACTCGGACGTACTTCTCCCCGTCGGGGAATTTCCTGAGCTCGATCTCAATGACCTCTCCGCCGAGTTCCCTGAGCTCGTCTTCGAGGTGTTTCCCACCGCTCCCGATAACGAACATGAGCGCCACCTCCTTTGACGGTTTTCTGTCGAAGCGGAGCCTTATAAACCCACCGTTATACCAGAAGAACGGCAATTATCCCCGCGAGGAAGATTCCGTCGAAGGTTCCTGCTCCACCGATGCTGACCATGGGAGCCCCGAGATATTTGAGCTTGCCCCAGTTCATCAGATCGGCTCCAATGAGAACCCCCAAGGTACCGCTGGCGTAGGCTATTATGGGCTTGTGGTCACCTCCAAAGAGAAGGGCCAGGATAACGGCTATGATCGGGGGCACAAAGCTCGGTATGGCTACGCCCACACCCCGGACAGGCTTGGAAACGGCGTAACTGAAGAGCGACGCTATACCCACAGCTATCCCCATGTTGATGAGCACATCCACCCTTCCAATGGAGGCCAATCTCAAAACCTCGTAGAGGACGATACTAAGGGGAACCAGCGCACCCCCGACGTTAATAGCGATTATCATCTTCTGCTCTTCAAGATCAAAGTATGGGACAGGATAAGGAATTCCAAAGAACCTAACCTCCCTCACTTTCACGACGGGGACGTATGTTCTTTCCTCCGCCACTGGAATGTTAACGAAACTCCCAAATAGCGACGCAAGGAAAAGGGTGTAGGCAACGGCCGGAGGTATGCCGAGTTTCTGAAAAGCAGCTGTAACTATGCCCGAGAATATCGTAAAGAAAACAACGAACATGAGAAAAAGCAGGAAAAAGAAGGGAAGGCCTATTGGGGGTAAGAGATACCTATACCTCATCCTCCTCCCCCAACTCAACGTTGGCCCAGACCTGAACGCCCCTTTTGAGCTTCACTTCTAAGGGTCTTTCGAACTTCGTTGCGTTTTTGAAGACCCAAGCGTAGAGAGGCTTTCCGTTGGAGTACTCCTTTAGAAACTCCAGGCTCGCGTGATGTTTGTCCCCATGTTCTGCGAGCTCCTCCGGAGTGAAGGGGCCGAGGACATCAACTAGCTCTGCCTTCCCTATCGCCTTTCCGTTGCTTATTATGAGTACCTCACCCCTTATGCGGGTCCGGGACTTCCTTATCTCCCAGACCTTTTTACCCTCAACTATCCATCCAGCGTAGGGCTGCCGTATTATAAGCCCCCTCAAGGTCATCACTCCTTGAACTCAACGAACTCCTCCTTCATGCCGTCCTTGGTGATAACAACCACCTGGACTTTTCTCTCACCGGTGTACACATCCCTTTTACCGGCAGTTTTGACGGCCCTCACA
Encoded proteins:
- a CDS encoding DUF1614 domain-containing protein codes for the protein MRYRYLLPPIGLPFFFLLFLMFVVFFTIFSGIVTAAFQKLGIPPAVAYTLFLASLFGSFVNIPVAEERTYVPVVKVREVRFFGIPYPVPYFDLEEQKMIIAINVGGALVPLSIVLYEVLRLASIGRVDVLINMGIAVGIASLFSYAVSKPVRGVGVAIPSFVPPIIAVILALLFGGDHKPIIAYASGTLGVLIGADLMNWGKLKYLGAPMVSIGGAGTFDGIFLAGIIAVLLV
- a CDS encoding ribose-phosphate diphosphokinase, with the protein product MFVIGSGGKHLEDELRELGGEVIEIELRKFPDGEKYVRVLGFGREATVISSTFAPQDEKILELLLIGDALREKGFEKLRAVVPYFAYSRQDRVTKEGEPISVRAVMRALGLYYDELYIFDLHNPETIKYFPGKGINVSPARIIADYFREKLGEGIVLAPDRGALGRARAVAMELGLEYSHFEKRRISPTEVEIRPVDIDVRGKNVLIVDDIISTGGTMVKAARILRKLGAEKIFVGVTHGVFAEGAVERVSKAVDELAVTNTIPTPVSKISIVPEILRL
- a CDS encoding ASCH domain-containing protein — translated: MRGLIIRQPYAGWIVEGKKVWEIRKSRTRIRGEVLIISNGKAIGKAELVDVLGPFTPEELAEHGDKHHASLEFLKEYSNGKPLYAWVFKNATKFERPLEVKLKRGVQVWANVELGEEDEV